In Jejubacter calystegiae, the following are encoded in one genomic region:
- a CDS encoding LysR family transcriptional regulator — translation MELKDLRYFLAIRETGHLGRAAISLGITQPALSKCIQRLEKIYATRLILKVGRGIRLTEAGVLLCDRVQKIVQSMEETQREMKSLSEGTAGYVRIGAAATAAEFMLPQLARELLCEAPDVRIDVKVGMNDFLQNMLRENQLDIILGFLPDYDTEFVRRPLLDDPVVLVASADHPLAGIHPTPEQLGKFNWLLPSRNVATRQWLEQRLQGGGYPPPRIQIETNSLATLRSVVVETQLLSFLSRRCLQALESVIPLVEIPMPLLVMPRTFGLQFHSLSELSPVARQVVQIAERHWRYE, via the coding sequence ATGGAACTGAAAGATCTGCGCTACTTCCTGGCGATAAGGGAGACGGGACACCTGGGAAGGGCGGCGATAAGTCTGGGAATCACTCAGCCGGCACTGTCCAAGTGCATCCAGCGTCTGGAGAAAATTTATGCCACCCGATTGATCCTGAAGGTCGGACGCGGCATCCGCCTGACCGAAGCCGGCGTATTACTTTGTGATCGAGTTCAAAAAATCGTCCAGTCGATGGAAGAGACCCAGCGTGAAATGAAGTCGCTGTCGGAAGGAACGGCAGGCTATGTCCGTATCGGCGCCGCAGCGACGGCAGCGGAGTTTATGCTGCCGCAGCTGGCCCGGGAACTGCTGTGCGAAGCGCCGGACGTGCGTATTGATGTCAAGGTCGGCATGAATGACTTCCTGCAAAATATGCTGCGTGAGAATCAGCTGGATATTATCCTTGGCTTCCTGCCTGACTACGACACCGAATTCGTCCGCCGCCCGTTGCTGGACGATCCTGTGGTGCTGGTGGCCAGCGCCGATCACCCGCTGGCTGGCATTCACCCGACGCCGGAGCAACTGGGCAAGTTCAACTGGCTGTTGCCTTCACGTAATGTCGCCACCCGACAGTGGCTGGAGCAGCGTTTACAGGGCGGAGGATATCCGCCGCCGCGGATCCAGATTGAAACCAACTCGCTGGCCACTCTGCGTTCGGTTGTGGTGGAAACCCAACTATTAAGCTTTTTGTCGCGCCGCTGTCTGCAGGCGCTGGAGTCAGTCATTCCACTGGTGGAAATTCCGATGCCGCTTTTGGTGATGCCGCGCACATTTGGGCTACAATTCCACTCCCTCAGCGAGCTGTCGCCGGTTGCGCGTCAGGTAGTGCAAATCGCAGAACGTCACTGGCGTTATGAATAA
- a CDS encoding hydroxyacid dehydrogenase, with protein sequence MAYKFLMTAPALGAAGRQVLADAGCEVDYLTEANNPTEVEQRMATHAYDAVISRTVTLSEQAIAACPSLKIICKHGVGVTNIDVAAASARGIPVLTTPATNAQSVAELTIGLMLSAARQLPFFQQEIAAGRWTRTSLGSELQGKTLGLVGFGEIGRRVAGIAGAIGMSVRFFDPAVAPGTPTGGAHQCASLDELLPLSHVLSLHCPVSDATRQMLRADTLAQLPERAIVINTSRGELIDEPALVQALQQGHLAGAGLDTFAQEPLPEAHPFRQLSNIVMTPHIGGTTPEALDAVARSAAQQCLDFLQQRRINLRACVNPNALKNEDMKQ encoded by the coding sequence ATGGCTTACAAATTTTTAATGACCGCGCCGGCGCTGGGAGCGGCGGGTCGTCAGGTGCTGGCGGATGCGGGTTGCGAAGTCGACTATTTAACCGAAGCGAATAACCCGACGGAAGTGGAACAGCGGATGGCGACGCACGCCTATGACGCCGTTATTTCCCGTACCGTCACGCTGTCGGAACAGGCCATCGCCGCCTGCCCGTCGCTGAAAATCATCTGCAAACACGGCGTCGGCGTGACCAATATTGATGTCGCCGCCGCCAGCGCCCGTGGGATCCCGGTGTTAACCACCCCGGCCACCAATGCCCAGTCGGTGGCCGAACTGACCATTGGCCTGATGCTGAGCGCAGCGCGCCAGCTGCCGTTCTTCCAGCAGGAGATCGCCGCAGGCCGCTGGACCCGCACCAGCCTGGGGAGTGAACTGCAGGGCAAGACCCTGGGGTTGGTTGGCTTCGGTGAAATCGGCCGCCGGGTTGCCGGTATCGCCGGGGCCATCGGCATGTCAGTGCGGTTTTTTGACCCGGCAGTTGCTCCGGGAACCCCGACCGGCGGCGCCCACCAGTGCGCCAGCCTGGATGAGCTGCTGCCGCTGAGCCATGTGCTGAGCCTGCACTGCCCGGTCAGTGACGCCACCCGCCAGATGCTCCGTGCCGATACTCTGGCACAGTTGCCCGAGCGCGCGATCGTCATTAACACTTCGCGCGGCGAACTGATTGACGAACCGGCGCTGGTCCAGGCGTTACAGCAGGGTCACCTGGCCGGTGCGGGCCTGGACACCTTCGCTCAGGAGCCGCTGCCGGAAGCGCATCCGTTTCGTCAGCTCAGCAACATCGTGATGACCCCGCACATCGGCGGTACCACCCCGGAAGCGCTGGACGCCGTCGCGCGCTCTGCTGCGCAACAGTGCCTCGACTTTTTACAGCAGCGGCGCATCAATCTGCGCGCCTGCGTTAACCCGAACGCCCTGAAGAATGAGGATATGAAGCAATGA